A stretch of the Candidatus Zixiibacteriota bacterium genome encodes the following:
- a CDS encoding class I fructose-bisphosphate aldolase, whose protein sequence is MISKIEQLLGSDKSLLTHECKTISKSRLYLPGPRFVDEVVSQSDRSPKVMQSINWLLTNGRLAGTGYVSILPVDQGIEHSAGASFAPNPDYFDPLKIVELAMEGGCNGVASTFGVLGAISRKYAHKIPMVLKLNHSEMLTYPNKFDQVMYSSVKDAFNLGAAGVGATIYFGSEEGTRQLQEVTEAFSYAHELGMFTVLWCYLRNPEFKKDKDYHVSADLSGQANHLGVTIEADIIKQKLPENNGGYNALKFGKTHKKVYSDLTSDNPIDLTRYQVANCYMGRIGLINSGGASAGDTDLAQAVKTAVINKRAGGMGLISGRKAFQRPMKEGVELLNAIQDVYLCKEVTIA, encoded by the coding sequence ATGATCAGTAAAATTGAGCAGTTACTGGGCAGCGACAAAAGCCTTTTGACGCACGAGTGCAAGACCATCTCGAAATCCAGGTTGTATCTGCCGGGGCCGCGTTTCGTGGACGAGGTTGTCAGCCAGTCTGACCGCTCGCCGAAAGTGATGCAGTCAATTAATTGGCTGCTGACCAATGGACGGTTGGCCGGAACCGGTTATGTATCCATTCTGCCGGTGGATCAGGGGATAGAGCATTCCGCCGGAGCTTCGTTTGCCCCCAACCCGGATTATTTCGATCCTCTCAAGATTGTCGAGCTTGCCATGGAAGGTGGATGTAACGGTGTCGCCTCCACATTCGGCGTGCTGGGAGCGATCTCACGCAAATACGCGCACAAGATTCCTATGGTTTTGAAGTTGAACCACAGTGAAATGCTCACCTATCCCAACAAGTTTGACCAGGTGATGTATTCATCGGTAAAAGACGCGTTCAATTTGGGCGCGGCCGGTGTGGGAGCTACGATCTATTTTGGTTCCGAGGAGGGTACGCGGCAGCTTCAGGAAGTCACCGAGGCTTTCTCGTATGCTCATGAGCTGGGGATGTTCACCGTGCTGTGGTGCTATCTGAGAAATCCGGAATTCAAAAAAGACAAGGACTATCATGTCTCGGCCGACCTGAGCGGTCAGGCGAATCATCTGGGTGTGACAATCGAAGCCGATATTATCAAGCAGAAACTGCCCGAGAACAATGGTGGTTATAATGCTCTGAAGTTCGGGAAAACCCACAAGAAGGTTTATTCAGATTTGACTTCCGACAACCCGATTGATCTCACTCGCTATCAGGTTGCTAATTGTTATATGGGCCGGATAGGACTGATTAACTCCGGCGGCGCGTCAGCCGGTGACACAGATCTGGCGCAGGCTGTCAAGACGGCCGTTATTAACAAGCGGGCCGGCGGGATGGGTTTGATTTCCGGCAGGAAGGCGTTCCAGCGGCCGATGAAAGAGGGTGTGGAACTGCTGAATGCCATTCAGGATGTATATCTGTGTAAGGAAGTTACGATTGCCTGA